The genomic stretch GCGGGCCTCGCGCGTATCTGCCGAACCGCCTATCCGGATCATACGGCGCTCGACCCGACAAACCCGCATTTCGACGCCCGATCGACAAAGGCAGACCCGATCTGGTTGATGGTGGACATCGAATTTGAGGCGAAGTTCCGCGAGATCGTCACCCTCGATCGTCTCCGCGCCACAAAAGACCTGGACGGCCTGCTCGTACTCAAACGCGGCCAGCGTCTGTCGATCATGCCGGTCGAACAGCGGCATTTCGCCCGGATTGAGAAACTCGGAATGAGCCCTGCCAAGTGAACCGTATAGCGACCAGCATTCGCCGAGCCCCGCGCGAAGTGCAGTCCGCAATCCGTATCGTTCTCCAACCCCGCCCGGGCCGGGGAGACGCGGTGAAGGCCGATTTGCGTCTGTCCGCCTGACGCCGTAAAACTCACGCCATTCGATTCCGATCAGCGACACTGCGCGCTCTTCGACACGACCGCATCTGGACCATAGGAGGATTGCCGTGGAAACCCTTCTGGATCGCTTTATTCGTTACGTCAAGGTTGAAACCACCGCGAAGGAGGATTCACCGACCTACCCAAGCACACCCGGACAGCTCGATCTAGGCCGGATGCTGGCCGATGAACTCCGCGCATTGAAGCTGGAAAACGTCACGATGGATGAGCACGGCATCGTGATGGCGACCGTTCCGGGCAATGTCGCGGGCGCGCCCACGATCGGCTGGTGCTCGCATGTTGACACATCGCCCGAATTCACGGCGAAGGACGTGAAGCCGCAGATCGTGAAGAATTATGACGGAAAGGATATCACCCTGCCCGGCGATAAGTCGCGCGTCATCAAGGTCGACGAATGCCCCGCATTAACCAATATGACGGGCAAGACGCTGATCACCACGGACGGCACCACGCTGCTTGGCGCGGACGACAAGGCCGGGGTCGCAGTCATCATGTCCGCGGCCGCGCACATGATGGCCAATCCGCAAATCAAACACGGCCCCATCCGAATCATCTATACCTGCGACGAGGAGATTGGGCACGGAACGGACCATCTCGACCTTCAGAAGATAAACTGCACCTGCTGTTACACCCTCGACGGAGAAGACGAAGGCAATATCGAAAACGAGACATGGTCGGCCAACCTGGCAACCGTCACTATCACCGGGAAAAACATTCATCCCGGCTTCGCAAAGGGCCGCATGGTCAATGCGATTCGCCTTGCGGGCCAGTTCATCGAGCGCATTCCCTGGCACACGCTTTCGCCGGAAACGACTGAGGGCCGCGTGGGCTTCCTGCATCCGTACGTCATCGAAGGCGGAGTGCCGGAGGTGAAGCTGAAAGTGCTGCTCCGCTCATTTGTGACGAAGGAACTGGAAGATCAGGCAAATATCCTGAGAAACATCGCCGCAACGCTGAAAGCCGAACATCCTGCGGCGGAGATCAAGATTGATGTCACCGAGCAATACCGAAATATGCTGGAATACCTCAAGAAGGAGCCGCGCGCGACGAAGCTTGCGGAGCAGGCCATCCGCAATTCCGGAATCGAACCGAAGTATCAGAGCATCCGCGGCGGTACCGACGGATCGCGCATGAGTGAAAAGGGGTTGCCAACTCCGAATCTTTCAACCGGCATGCACAACTTCCACTCGCCACTGGAATTCGCCTGTCTTGAGCAGATGGAAAATGCGGTCAAAGTGCTCGTCGAACTGGCTCAGTTGTGGGGCAAGGAAAAGTGATGAAGTAATCGACGCGAGGCGTGCAGCCACCCAGGGCGGCCGCCGAAGGCCACGACAAGCGCAGGCCCTCCTGATCGCAACTACATTGGTGCCGCCGTCCGGAATTCAACCAAAGGAACATCGATGTCCACTGAACCGATTCAAATTCAGACCCAGCTTCCGGAAAACGCCTATCGCGAGTTGAAGCCCGGAGAGGCTTACACGCCGATGGTCCCCGCCGGAGTCACCGTGCCGGAGATCACCGGCCGCTCGATCGCATTCGGGATTGTGATGAACATCATCTTCTCGATGGCGGCGACCTACCTGGCGCTGAAAGTCGGTCAGGGTATCGAGACCGCGATTCCGATTTCGATTCTGGCAGTTGGCTTCTCCGGATTTATGCTGAGATCGGGCTCCCGCGCCAGCTCATTGCTCGAGAACGTGAACATTCTCGCCATCAGCACAACCAGCGGCATCGTCGCCGGCGGGACCGTGTTCACAATGCCGGCGATTTATATTCTCAACCTGAACGGCACGCTGAAGATCGACGGGCTTTCGCTGTTTCTCATGATATTTCTCGTTCCCCTGCTGGGAGCGATACTGGGTGTTCTGTTGCTTGTGCCGTTCCGGCGCTACTTCGTTCGAGACATGCACGGCAAACTGCCTTTCCCCGAAGGCACCGCCACGAATGAAATACTCGTCACCGGCGCCAGCGGCGGCTCGCAGGCGATCGTATTGATTTACTCATTTCTACTGGGGATGGTCTACAACTGGCTTTCCAGCCCGATGAAGCTCTTCAGCGAGGAATTCACCACGGCTGCAATCCCGAAAATCGAATCCTTCACGCATCGAATCAAGGCTGTGTTCTCACTCGGAACAGGCGCGGAGTTTCTCGGGCTTGGTTACATCATCGGTGTGCGCTACGCATCAATCATCGTGGCGGGGTCTTTTCTGTCGTGGTTTGTGATCATCCCGCTGCTTGCACCGCTCAATTACCAGCATGTCCTCCAAATCAATGGTGAAGCCGAGGCCCATCATGGCGAGATCGACTCGACCCGGTTGCTCACGCTGCCCATGACGATGGCGGCATCCCTCGATCGACTGGCCGACAAGGAGCTGAGCGACCAGGAAAAACTTGATCTGCGCAATGCCGCAATCGCGGAACTGCGCCCGGCGTTCATGGAGGCGGGTCATCCCCTGACCAAGAAGGACGCAATGATCACGGTCAAATCGGCCGGCAAAGAGTGGAAAATCCGCGACGAAAAGCGAACGTACGAGCTCAAGGCCGACGCCGAGTCGGGCGGCATTTCAGTGATGGGGCTGCTTCCCGGTGCGGACGACCTGTTTCTTGCAATTCCACGAAGCATCGGCATTGGCTGCATTTTTGCGGCCGGCCTTTTGTCCATTCTCAAAATGAGCAAAGTCATCGCCACGGCGCTTCGACAGGCGCTCGGCGGCCTGTTCAAATCCAGCGGCGGCTTGCAGGATCGTACCGACACCGACATTAGCTATCCCGTGTTGCTGCTCCTCGGACTGGTGACGGCCGCTGCCATCTGGGCGTACTTCAGGTTCGTCGCTCTTCACGACATCGCGGGCGTTGAGCGGTTATCTCTCATCGCACTGGTGCTGGCCATTTTTGTCGCGTTCGTGTTTACAACCGTTTCAGCCTGGGCGATCGCCATGATTTCCGTCACGCCGATTTCCGGCATGACTGTGACAACGATCATCATCACGGCCGTCGCGCTGCTTGCCGCCGGCTTGCCCAAAAGTGAGGCGGGCATGCTGGCGACGCTGCTGGTCGGCGGTGTCGTCGCTTCGGCGCTGTCAATGGCCGGCACCCTCGTCACTGAATTCAAGATCGGCTACTGGGTCGGCGCGAGCCCGAGGCGCATCCAATGGAGTGCGATTCTCGCATCCGTCCTGGCGTCCGCGGTCGTCACCGCCACGATCATGATTCTGGCCAAATCACCGGGATACGATTCCACAACAAGCACCGAAGCGCTCCAGGCCCCACAGGCGAACCTCATGGCAACCGCACTCAAGAGCTTCGTCGGTTCCGGCGACGTGCCATGGACGGTGTATGGCGTGGGCGTGGTAATCGCCTTGCTATTGCAGATGCTCGGTATTTCGCCGCTGGCGTTCGGACTCGGCATGTATCTGCCAATGGCTCTGAACACACCCATTCTCATCGGCGCGATTGTCGCGTGGATGGTGCAGAAAAGCTCAAGCGATCCGGCAAAAGTCAAGGGAAGAAACGACAAGGGCATCCTGCTCGCTTCCGGTCTCATCGCCGGAGCGGCGATCATCGGCGTGGTCAAGAGCGTAATAAAGCTCATCAGCAAGGACGTCCTTGACTCCGTAGACATCAGCTCCGTCGTGGGCGACGACGCAGCCCAGAACTGGGCCGGCCTCATTGCATTCGGGGTCCTCTGCTTGTTTGTCTATCTGGACTGCCTGCGCGCCAAGCCCAGCCAATCCACGGGTTCCTCGTTGCAGCATTGAGAAATCCGATCTTTCCTTCAGCGGTGTTTCCGCGCCTACACACGGGGATAGCACATGAACATGCCCGCGACCGGAACCCACTCCGGCATGTCGCCGATCAGGACGGATGACTCGGAACCCCCGCGGCAGGCGACGCGCGGCTTCCCGTTCAACTTCTGGCTGCTCAACACGATCGAAGCGGGTGAGCGTCTCGCGTTCTACCTCGTCTGGCCGATCCTGATGATCTACATCGCGCAAGCCGACGATCCCGGCGGATTGCATCGCTCCCAGGCAGACAAGGGAACGCTCATCTTCTGGTTCTCCCTGGTCCAGATCATCCTGCCGATCATCAGCGGCGGCTATGCAGATCGATACGGATTCAAGCTGTCGCTCATGGTTTCGATGCTCATCAGCACCTCCGGATATGCGATAATGGGGATGGAGCATACATTTGCAGCGGCATTCTGGGGCATGATGCTCGTCGGCGTCGGCGCGGCGTTCTTCAAACCGGCGATTCAAGGCGCCCTTTCCCAGCTTCTGACACGCGAGCAATCGTCGATCGGATGGGGAATCTTTTACTGGGTCGTCAATATCGGAGCGATGATCGGACACTGGATCTCGCCAATCATCCTCCTCTCGCCAACAACGCCGGGAACCTACCAGCGACTTTTCTTCATCGCAGCAGGTTGTTGCGCCTTCAATTTGATCGCCCTGCTGATCGTCTTCAGGGATGTGCCCAGCGGCGCTTCCAAAGAGGTGCATCCACTCAGGGTTCTTTGGAACACCGCCAGAAACATCGTCGAGCCGCGATTGCTCGCGTGGCTTCTGATCATGTCCTGCTTCTGGATGATGATGTACCAGCTTTGGGATGCTCAGCCGAATTTCATTCGCGACTGGATCAACAGCGAATCACTGGCCAGCGCGATGCCGGTCGAGCGCTGGCGTGAGTTGGGCGCCGATGGAAAGCTGCGCGTGCCGCAGCAGGTGTTGCTTTCGCTCAACAGCCTGCTCATTGTCGTGTTTGTTGTGCCGATTTCGTTCCTCGTTCGCAAACTTCGCAGCCTGTCCGCCATGTTGCTGGGAATGGGAGTTGTCACGCTGGGTGTCTTTGCGGCGGGGACGACCCAGAGCGCGTGGATCGTCCTCGCAGGCATCACGATGTTCTCCCTTGGCGAAATGCTGGTCGGACCCAAGAAGAGCGAGTACCTCGCCCTGATCGCACCCGCCGGAAAGAAGGCGCTCTACCTGGGCTATGTCGTCATCCCGACAGGCATCGGCCGCGGCGTCGGCAACAAGCTGTCGGGCTGGCTTTATCAGGAAGTGTGCGAAAAAGCGAACCTCTCGCTGAAGTATCTCGCCGAGCATACGCCGCTACTTGGCGAGAAGAAATGGGACGGCCGCGCCGCTTCGCTCGAAAAGGTGACTGGCATCAGTCGAACCGACGCGTTCTCAAAGCTGCAGGAGGTGCTGAACGTCAACTCGGATCAGGCGACCCAACTCCTGTGGGAAACCTATCACCCGCAGTATTACTTCTGGCTGCCATTCGTGGCGGTGGGTGTGGCCGCGGCAATTGCGCTGTTCATCTTCGGACAGATGGCGAAAAGGTGGGCGGACATGAACGCGTAATGGCGCGTTTCATCAGCCCAGCCGACCGCTCGATCGTTACTTGACTCCGTGCATCATGCGCTTCAGCGGTGCAGCGACGATAGTGAGCAGAAGCGCCGAAGCAGCCGTCACGATGCCGATTCCGAGAAAAACCTTGGCAAACCCAAAATGCTCGGTCTTGCCGCCGACATAACCGCCGAGCACATTGCCGAGTGCGGAGGAAAGGAACCAGACACCCATTACGGTGCTGACCATCCTGGCCGGCGCCAGCTTCGTCATCGTCGAAAGCCCGACCGGCGAGAGGCAGAGTTCGCCAGTCGTGTGCAGCATGAATCCAATCACCAGAAACAGGATATTGCAGCGGCCATCGGGTCCGGCCACGATTGCGCCCCAGTAAAGGACCATGAATCCCGCCGCCAGCTGAATCAAACCCATCGCGAACTTCAGCGGACTGGAGGGTTCCATCTTCCGCTTGTTTAGCCAGATCCACAGCCAGGCAAATGGCGCCGCAAACAAAATGATGAATGCGGGATTGATCGAGGCGGTCAGCAGCGAGGCCTTCAACTCGCCGAACCAAGGCACCGTTCGATTCACGTGCTCGTCAGTGAAGAGCAAAATGGCGCTGCCGGCCAATTCGAAGAAGGCCCAGAAAAGAATCGAAAAACAACACAGGATTATCAACACGATCATTCGGTCCCGCTCTTCATGCGAACTTCTGAACGCCTCCCAGAGCAGGTAAATCAGGATTGGAACCGCCACAATGATCGCAAGAGACTGAACAAACTTGGGCTGTGAAATCAGATAGGCCGTCGTCGGAATGAAGATCATCACGCCAATGATGAGGCTCATGACGTTCGGCAAGCCTGCGATGCCGCGTTCCAGCAGAGCTCCCTCGCGCGGCGGGAGTCCTTTTCCTTCGAGACGCCGGCCACCGGCGAAGAAAATAACCTGACCCAACAACATGCCAACGCCGGCAAGTATGAACCCCCAATGCCAACCCTTGCTTTCGGCAACTTGTCCTGAAATACCCGCGACCCACGCACCGATGTTTATGCCCATGTAGAAGATGGTGAATGCTGAATCGCGTCGCGCATCAGCCTTTTCGTAGAGTGACCCGACGATACTGGAAATGTTCGGCTTGAAGAACCCATTCCCTGCGGCCATCAGGCCAAGTGATAGAAAGAACAACTGGTTGAGGTATACCGGAGCCTCGCCGCCCTCCGCCGGCAATAATAGCGCGTGCGCTGCGAGGCAGAATTGCGCTGCCGCCATCATGATTCCGCCGATCACAATGGCCCGCCGCTGCCCAAGAAGCCGATCGGCGAGCATGCCGCCGACAAATGGCGCGGCGTAAACGAATCCCAGGTAACCGCCATAGACCTCGTTTCCGGCCTGCTTGGAGAGAGACAGCGCTTTGGTCATGTAAAGCACGAGAAACGCTCGCATACTGTAGAAGCTGAAGCGTTCCCAAAGCTCAGTCGAAAACAAAACCGCCAATCCGGACGGATGCCCGAAGAATGAACGATCACGGGGGTCTGCCGCCTCGGTTGCGGCGGAGTAGCTGGGTCCAGACTGGCTCATCTTCTCGTTATCTCCCTGCGACTTGGATCCATTCGTCGCGTTTCTGATATATGCGGCAGATGCTGGAACCTGCCGGGCAAACACAGCTCACCTTGTTACCGACGGGAAAGGCGGAGCATATTGATTTGCAACTCAAAATGCGAGCGGAAACCCTGTCGAGGCTCGCCCGATAACTTCACCGAATCGATGCGAGCGTACAGTATCACCCTATCTTGAGCCGTTATTAGGGTATGAAACGATCTGATTGGCCTGAATATCGAAGCGCGGATTCCAGAGTGAGCCCGGATTCGACGGAGAATCGCGAAACGATTCCCGTCCCAACACCGGATCAGGATGCGGCCCCCTCGCCGATTTCATTCTGGCGACGAATCGCAACGCTGGCCGCCTTGCTGGTCCTGGGCATCACCCCATTCGCGCAGGCCCAGTTGGACCCGCCGAACTACCCGTCTGTCTGTCCGCCGCTCACCAGTCTGGCGAATCCGACGCTGTTCGATTTGTTGTGGGGAACGACTCCGATCCGCTTTCCGTATCAGTAGGCGCGGCAGTACGCGACTGGGCCTCGGTGCGCCTCATTGCGAAAACGGCTTCACTTTGAGCGTTTTCATCACTTTAGACCGCCGGACTTGTTGATCGCCGCGAGAATAAGATCGCGGCCGTCCTGGGTTATTCGCGCAGATTTTTACCGTCGGCATCCTTCATTCCGCCGCAAAGGCAGATGATGCCTTCAATGAATCCCCACAGACCAACGAATCCGCAGCTATAGCCGACCGTCAGGCCGCCACCGATTACCGACAGAAACAGCATCAGCAGCCCAACCCCCGTATATCCCAGATAGAATCGGTGAATGCCGAATCCCCCGAAAAAAATGCCGAGCAGTCCGGCGGCGATCCTGCTTCGGGTGCCGAAATTGGCATCGTGGACTGAACCCGCAGTTCGAGCCTGCGCAAAATTTGTCGGCGGCATGGGCGGCAAAGGCGGATACGGTGCAGGTTTGATGGGGCCGGCCGGCGCACCCGGCCGCGTCATCGTCGGCTTTTCATCGAATCCGGACGGCTGGCCGCGCTCAATCGCGACACCGGCTCCACCCATGCTGCGGCGAAGCTCGACGGCAATGGCGGTAATCTCCGAGGCGGACAATTGACGTTCAGTTCCGCGTTCAACCAGCAAGGTCGATTCGATGATGCGCCCTTCCCGGGTCCACTGGACCAGAGTATCGATATCCGCCGGCCCGTACCGACTGCCATCCTGGGCAATTACGAAGTAGTAAACCACGGTCATCACCCTCGCCTGCGGAACGACCGGTCGCCGTGCTGATCCAGGATGCGATCCGGCCCACTACAGGAATTCACCCACATCGCAGAGATATTATACGCTGCAGGGTCGAATATTGATTACAAAAAGAATGGCACTTTGGAGGCGGGACGCATCCAAGCAGCTGGAGCCGAAACTCCACAGGAATCCAACTACGCGAATTGAGATAGGCTGGTGAACCGAGCGTGCGCCGAACGCAAAATCCGCGCTTCATGAAAGCCGGCAACAAATTCACAAGTGGGAAGGCGCGGCTTATTCGGTTTTCGCCGGCGCCTTGCCTGACGACTCGTCCGGCGTCGTCGGCTTGTCCTCCAAGGGAGGCGGCGCTATGTCAATCGAATTCTTCCCGGCGGACTCGCCGAGCGTGCCGCCCGCATTTTCAGCGGGTGGCGTCAAATCCGTCAGGCTCGCGGCGACGGCGATGGGAATTCGCGCCGCCATGCTGTAGCGCTGCCCCGACGTGCGAATTCCGACCGTTCGCCCCACCATATACTCCGGATTTTCCGAGATGTCACGAGGAATATCGATGTAGGCGATCGTCGTCTGGCGTTTGACATCGACAAGCCGATATCGCCGCTTCTCCGGGGCGAAGGCGTAGCTCTTTCGCAATTCACCGACAAAATCAAACTTCTCGGTGACCTTTTCGGCCCGCGCCCGCATGATCTGCATTCGCTCGCTCGTCATGCGCGCCTTGAAAGCGTCGATGTCGCTTGACCTGGCAACCGCAGACGCCCGAGCCTTGCGCACATCGGACATGGTCTGCAACTGAGAAACGCGAATTTTTGCATATTCAGACGGAACGCGTTCATCGGACTGATTGGCTATTTCCCCATAGCGGTGAACGAGCGAATCCAGATCGCGCTCCTCCAAGGGCAGTAGCATCGTCGCATGGAGATCACTCTCGACTGCGGTGAGCAATGCCTGATATCGTCCGGACGTCTTGTTCATCGGAGCCGCAGGGACATCCCGCCGGGGCCGCTCGTCCTTCGGCTCCTTCAATGCCTGAATGCTTCGATCGGTCTCGATCGGCGGAAGTTCATCAACCATCGCGTCATCGTCATTCACGGAAGGCTCCGCACCCTCCATGCCCTCCGATTCCTCCTCTTCTTCGGCCGCAGGCTCATTCATTCGGCTGAGATTCGGCTCGTCGACCGGCGCGTTGGAAGGCGCCGGGCTGACGCCACCGGGCGTCGCGGTGGAAGCGGAGGAATTCCGAACGGGCGCTGCAGTGTTTCGCGCCGCGGCCTCCGGCGCCGGGGTCTGCTCCAGACCGGCCAGATAGCGTTCCGCCAGCCCGGTTCGCAGATCATTGGCGACCGGCCGCACGAAATCCGTACTGATATAGAGCTTGGCTCCAGCCGGTGGATAAATCTTAAAAAAGCCGTCCACTTCGCCGATGATTTCGACGCGAGTTCCTCGCGTCAGTGCGATCTGATTGGTGGATTTGCTTGCCGCCAACTCGCTGCCGGCTCTGGCAAAAATCCGTTCCTTCTTGACCGTACCGCGATTGGACATGCCCTCTCGATCAACGTCCGCGGTATCCACATAGCTGAAGCTGCCTCGCGGCGGCGCGATCTCATACCAGCCGTCGCGCACGCCGAGCACCAGCAGGCGATCACCGGTATTGACCTTGGTGGTCGCGTAGAAATTTGTTCCGGGGCCTGAGCGAACCCGTACGTTGGTGCCGGAGACCTCTCCCTCCCAGGGGAAGGCGGTCCTTGGTGCCGCACTCGCGGCACTGCCCGACGTCCCGGTCTGAGCGAAAAGGTCCTGGGTGGAGACAAACACGAGCACCGCGGCGGCGATCCAACGTGCTCTTGACATGAGGTACCTCCCTGTAATGCGAGCGCACCGTAGCGCGCGGAATGGGTTAAGCAGTCCCGCTTAACGTCCTCAAAATATGTCGCATACTCCACATTGTCAACCGGGAACACCGATTCTCACCGAGAAAACGACGTGACGACAATTCACAGAATCTGCTCGCATGCGCCGTCGATCGCCAGCGCTTGATAGATTTCGAGATGCGGCAATCACTCACACGGCGGAAGCCGTTCTCGGTCTCGCCGTGCCGCGTTAGGATGAAGACCGAGCACCACGCTCGCCCAACGGACAGAATGTGCATGCTGCTGATTGCCGCCCGACACGCCGAATCAATTGCCAACGTTGACCGCTCCGCCGGGCTGAATTCGCTGCTCAGCCCGCTCGGTCGGCAGCAGGCGACCGCATTGTGCGAGCGAATCCGCAGCCAGAGGCTTTCGGCGATCTACTGCAGTCCGTTTGCTCGTTGCATCGAGACGGCCGCGCCGATTGCCGAGGCTCTCGACATGCCGATCCGCATTCGGCCAGACCTCGCGGAGTTCCATCACCTTCAACCCGGCACGGTCACGGACGCCGGACTGCCGCTACCCGAGGAGTTGCTCGCATCTGACTCACGACTCATTCGCTGTCCGGACTGGCCCGGCGAGTTGGAATGGACCCCGATCGATGAAAGCCACGAGAATCTCATCCTTCGAATCAGGCGGTTGGCCGGCTATCTGAAAACACGCTGGCAGGCCCCCGGAGACGTCGTCCTGGTCATCAGCCACGGAAGTCCCATCGCCCGACTAATCGATGCTTGGCTCTCGCCCTCACCAGGGCCGTCCTTTCGATTCATCATCGACAACGCCGGTTTAAGCGCGCTCCGCTTTCACCAGGAAATCAGCTCCCTGATCTGCCTGAATGAATGCTCGCATCTTGTCGGATTGCCGGTTGCCGCCGCATCCAATTTCGCTCCCGGCGGGATCCCCAAGGCCATTCCGCCAAGCGATTACTGGTGAAGACCGATCCGCCAGGGTGCGAGGTGCGCCCCGCCCCGCCTGCCACTTGGAAGAAACTCACTCAATTCCGCACTTTGTGAATCGGACGTATGATGTCAGTCCGGTCTGCGGCCGGCATGCGGCGTAGCCGGTGCATCTGATCGGTGCAGTCGAAACCCGCGATAATACGAACTTCCAGGAGCAGTTCGGCATGACTCAGCTTGGCGAATTCCCACGAACCCCACCGGTCGATATCGGCCCGTTTCAAATTGGGCGGAACCGGCCGCTTGCGTTGCTTGCGGGCCCCTGCGTGATCGAATCGACGGAGCATTGCCTGCGCGTGGGCGAAGCGGCCGCCAGCATCTGCCGCTCGCTTGGAATCCATTACGTATTCAAGTGCAGCTTCGACAAGGCAAATCGAACCAGCGTCGGTGGATTCCGCGGTCCGGGCCTCGAATCGGGACTCGCCACGCTGGCCACGGTAGGTCGAAAGCTCGGCGTGCCGGTCGTGACGGATGTACACCTGCCCGAACAGTGCGCTGCCGTCGGTGAAGTATGTGACATCGTTCAGATTCCGGCTTTTCTGTGTCGGCAGACCGATCTGCTTGAAGCGGCTGCGAAGACGGGCAAATCGGTCAATGTCAAGAAAGGCCAGTTCATGTCGCCTGAGCAGATGAAGGAAGCCGTGAACAAGGTGCGGCATTTCGGCAACGACCGCGTCCTACTGACCGATCGCGGAACATTCTTCGGCTATGCCAGGCTGGTCAACGACATGACCTGCATTCCGATCATGCAGGGCTTCGCCCCCGTCGTGTTTGATGCCACGCACAGTTGTCAAATTCCGGGCGGGCTTGGCAACCAATCCGACGGTCTGCGACAGTATGTCCCGGTGCTGGCACGCGCTGCGGTGGCTGCCGGCGCGGACGCGCTGTTCATTGAAATTCACGATACGCCGGACGCCGCGAAATCGGATGCGAAGACCGTGTTTCCGGTGGATCAGTTGGAACGACTGCTGCGATCCTGCGTGAAGATACGCGAAGCGATCTGCAATCACTGACTACGGCCGGCACGCGAGCCGCTTTCGACCAAATATTCGATTCGAATCCATCCGACCAACCTGAAAATCGCGATGAGCAAGTTACCGTCACTCACTATTTTCTTCCCGTTCTACAACGAGGAGGCCAATATCGAGCGGGTGGTGCGCGCCGCGGTCGCAGCGGCTCCCCGTTTCGCGGATCAGTTCGAAGTGATCATGGTGAACGACGGCAGTCGCGATCGCACCGGCGAGATCGCGGACCGACTCGATCGAGAGATTCCGAATTGCCGGGCAGCCCACAACCGCCCGAATCAGGGCTACGGCGGCGCGGTCAAGCGCGGCTTCAAGGAAGCTCGGATGGAGTACATCTTCTTCACCGACGGCGACGGCCAATTCGATATCAACGAGTTGCCGAAACTTGTTCAATTGCTCGACCATTGCGACATGGCGGTGGGATATCGAATCAAGCGAGCGGATCCCTTCGTTCGACGGCTGAATGCCTTTTGCTGGGGCGCGCTCGTGCGGCTGCTGTTCCATATCCGCGTGCGCGATATCGATTGTGCTTTCAAACTCATTCCCCGGTCATTCATGGATTCCATCGAACTCTGGAGTGATGGCGCGCTGATCAGCACCGAATTGCTCGCGAAAGCCACCTACCGGGGATTGCGGATCCGGGAGGTGGGAGTCAACCACTACCCTCGCGAAGCCGGCGTCCAGACCGGCGCCAAGCTCAGGGTGATCTTCAAGGCATTTGTCGAGCTATTCCGACTTCGGACGCGGATTCGCTCAACGAAAAAAGGGACGCCTACCGGCGTCTGACGGCCATATCGGGCCTTGCGACGCCGTCGCCGGAACGAACCAAACACTGGCCCTCGAGCCTGCCGAAAGGTAGAATAGCTCGGCTTGTCAGTCGTTCAACAAGTTGTAGAAAACAGCCCCCGAACAGGGTGTCCGACGCGATGAACATACTCGGAATTTCCGCATTTTATCACGACAGCGCCGCCTGCCTCGTTCAGGACGGACGTATTGTGGCGGCCGCCCAGGAGGAACGATTCACCCGCAAGAAGGCGGACGCGAGTTTTCCGCGCCACGCGATTGATTACTGCCTGAAGGAAGCCGGTCTTACGCCGGCCGATCTTCATCATGTCGCGTTTTATGACAAGCCGCTGCTCAAGTTTGAACGAATCCTTGAGACCTACTGTGCCTACGCG from Phycisphaerae bacterium encodes the following:
- a CDS encoding SH3 domain-containing protein; this translates as MSRARWIAAAVLVFVSTQDLFAQTGTSGSAASAAPRTAFPWEGEVSGTNVRVRSGPGTNFYATTKVNTGDRLLVLGVRDGWYEIAPPRGSFSYVDTADVDREGMSNRGTVKKERIFARAGSELAASKSTNQIALTRGTRVEIIGEVDGFFKIYPPAGAKLYISTDFVRPVANDLRTGLAERYLAGLEQTPAPEAAARNTAAPVRNSSASTATPGGVSPAPSNAPVDEPNLSRMNEPAAEEEEESEGMEGAEPSVNDDDAMVDELPPIETDRSIQALKEPKDERPRRDVPAAPMNKTSGRYQALLTAVESDLHATMLLPLEERDLDSLVHRYGEIANQSDERVPSEYAKIRVSQLQTMSDVRKARASAVARSSDIDAFKARMTSERMQIMRARAEKVTEKFDFVGELRKSYAFAPEKRRYRLVDVKRQTTIAYIDIPRDISENPEYMVGRTVGIRTSGQRYSMAARIPIAVAASLTDLTPPAENAGGTLGESAGKNSIDIAPPPLEDKPTTPDESSGKAPAKTE
- a CDS encoding TM2 domain-containing protein, producing the protein MTVVYYFVIAQDGSRYGPADIDTLVQWTREGRIIESTLLVERGTERQLSASEITAIAVELRRSMGGAGVAIERGQPSGFDEKPTMTRPGAPAGPIKPAPYPPLPPMPPTNFAQARTAGSVHDANFGTRSRIAAGLLGIFFGGFGIHRFYLGYTGVGLLMLFLSVIGGGLTVGYSCGFVGLWGFIEGIICLCGGMKDADGKNLRE
- the kdsA gene encoding 3-deoxy-8-phosphooctulonate synthase, which encodes MTQLGEFPRTPPVDIGPFQIGRNRPLALLAGPCVIESTEHCLRVGEAAASICRSLGIHYVFKCSFDKANRTSVGGFRGPGLESGLATLATVGRKLGVPVVTDVHLPEQCAAVGEVCDIVQIPAFLCRQTDLLEAAAKTGKSVNVKKGQFMSPEQMKEAVNKVRHFGNDRVLLTDRGTFFGYARLVNDMTCIPIMQGFAPVVFDATHSCQIPGGLGNQSDGLRQYVPVLARAAVAAGADALFIEIHDTPDAAKSDAKTVFPVDQLERLLRSCVKIREAICNH
- a CDS encoding glycosyltransferase family 2 protein; its protein translation is MSKLPSLTIFFPFYNEEANIERVVRAAVAAAPRFADQFEVIMVNDGSRDRTGEIADRLDREIPNCRAAHNRPNQGYGGAVKRGFKEARMEYIFFTDGDGQFDINELPKLVQLLDHCDMAVGYRIKRADPFVRRLNAFCWGALVRLLFHIRVRDIDCAFKLIPRSFMDSIELWSDGALISTELLAKATYRGLRIREVGVNHYPREAGVQTGAKLRVIFKAFVELFRLRTRIRSTKKGTPTGV
- a CDS encoding histidine phosphatase family protein, producing MLLIAARHAESIANVDRSAGLNSLLSPLGRQQATALCERIRSQRLSAIYCSPFARCIETAAPIAEALDMPIRIRPDLAEFHHLQPGTVTDAGLPLPEELLASDSRLIRCPDWPGELEWTPIDESHENLILRIRRLAGYLKTRWQAPGDVVLVISHGSPIARLIDAWLSPSPGPSFRFIIDNAGLSALRFHQEISSLICLNECSHLVGLPVAAASNFAPGGIPKAIPPSDYW
- a CDS encoding oligopeptide:H+ symporter, with amino-acid sequence MSQSGPSYSAATEAADPRDRSFFGHPSGLAVLFSTELWERFSFYSMRAFLVLYMTKALSLSKQAGNEVYGGYLGFVYAAPFVGGMLADRLLGQRRAIVIGGIMMAAAQFCLAAHALLLPAEGGEAPVYLNQLFFLSLGLMAAGNGFFKPNISSIVGSLYEKADARRDSAFTIFYMGINIGAWVAGISGQVAESKGWHWGFILAGVGMLLGQVIFFAGGRRLEGKGLPPREGALLERGIAGLPNVMSLIIGVMIFIPTTAYLISQPKFVQSLAIIVAVPILIYLLWEAFRSSHEERDRMIVLIILCCFSILFWAFFELAGSAILLFTDEHVNRTVPWFGELKASLLTASINPAFIILFAAPFAWLWIWLNKRKMEPSSPLKFAMGLIQLAAGFMVLYWGAIVAGPDGRCNILFLVIGFMLHTTGELCLSPVGLSTMTKLAPARMVSTVMGVWFLSSALGNVLGGYVGGKTEHFGFAKVFLGIGIVTAASALLLTIVAAPLKRMMHGVK